The nucleotide sequence CTCTGGCTGATTCATGCGCTGATCTCAAGCGCATTTCTTGCGTATATTCCGTTCAGTAAGTTCTTCCACATAATTGCAACGCCGATCACGATCCTGATCAGTTCCTACGAAGAAGAGCACGGGAAGGTGATGTAGGTGAGTAAGCGAGAAAAAGCGATCAGTATCGATACCCTCAGCATGCGGCAACTGATCGAGTTTGATGCATGCACAAGATGCGGCGAGTGTCTTGACCTCTGTCCAACATACTCGGTGAGCGAGGAGAACGAGGCGATCACACCACGAGGTAAGATCCAGAGCTTTAAAGATCTCATCCGATCACAGTACGGCCTGAGGGCGCGCATATTTGGTCCAAAACCGATAAGTCATGAAGATATGGTAAGGATCAGTGAAGCGATTTACATGTGCTCAACATGTGGTCAGTGCAGGGTCGTATGTCCGTCAAAGATCGAAACCGTCGAGTTATGGGAGAGTGGATTGCGGCGTTTGCTCGTCAAAGAGGGTGTTGGTCCCCTGGAAGCACACGATCCCCTGATAAAGAGTATAAATAACTATGATAACCCATGGATGCAGCCACGCACGGCACGTGATAAATGGGCAAAACCACTGCAGAAAGCAGCAAAGAAGGCAAAACTCCCAAATCCTGTGAAGAACTTTGCAAAGGAAGGGGGAGAAATTCTGTACTTTGTGGGTTGCACAGCATCGTATGACGTGAACCTCAAGCAGGTTGCGATAAACACATCAGAAATTCTGAACAAAGCAGGCGTTGACTTCGGGATCTTTGGTACAAAGGAGAAATGCTGTGGAAGCACCCTACTTCGAATGGGTGATTGGGAGGGTTTTGAACGACTGGCAAAAGATAACATCGAGTTATTCAAGGAGCATAACGTCAGGACGATCATAACATCCTGTGCGGGCTGCTTCAAGACGATAAAAGAGGACTATGCACTGGTTGAGAAACTTGATATCAGGGTGATGCATACGGTTGAGCTACTGGAAGAGCTTATCAGGGATGGTCGGCTGAAGCTCACCGAGCCACTTGAGATGAAAGTCACATACCATGATCCCTGTCATCTTGGACGGCATACCGGTGTCTATGATGCACCAAGAAATGTTCTTGGGATGGTGCCAGGTATCGAGTTCGTTGAGATGGAGCGAAACAGGGAGAACTCGTACTGCTGTGGTGCGGGCGGTGGGCAGAAGACCGCATTCCCCGATATCGTGAAGAAGATATCAGAGGTGCGTGTGGATATGGCAGAAACGACCGGAGCATCAGTCATCGCTCATGCCTGTCCCTTCTGCTACCAGGGACTTGAGGCTGCGGTTAAGTCGAAGGGATCAGCCATTAAGAATATGGATATAACAGAGATCGTGAATATGTCTTCAGGAAAAGAAGAAAATTCCGATTAAACAAGAGGTGATTGGTTTGGTAGAGTATAATCCGGATATAGCATGGGAAGTTCCGAGCGATCCTTCATTGAAGGAGTTTCTGGAGCCGACTGAGTATAGCGATATGGACAACCCACTTGTGAGGGATCTTGCATTGAGTATGGCAAGGAACGCCAGGCATCCGCGTGAGGTGGCGGTGAAGGTATGGAACTACATTGTTGATGAGATAAAGTGGTGTTATGAACCCCCAAAACCTGTTCTGAAGGTGATTCAGGAGAAGTCGGGTAACTGTTTCAACAGGACAAACCTCCATGCATCCCTCCTTCGTATAAATGGTATTCCCGCAAGATACACGTATGAACAGGTCTACTCAAAGTTTGCAGGTATCGCGATCCCACCGAGCATCATTGAGCGATTGCCTGTTAATGCTATAGTGCATATCACGCCCGAGGTTTACATCGACGGGAGATGGATCCAGTGCGATCAGTGGGCAGATCGTGACCTCATACCATATCTCTATCAGTGGAACGGTGTGGATGATCTCTGCGCACTTCCACCCGACTATGTATGGAAGAACCTTGGATACAGTCCTGGAATTCTCCTTGAGCCATTAAAAGCACAGTTCAAGAATGCAGGAATCACA is from Candidatus Syntrophoarchaeum caldarius and encodes:
- a CDS encoding iron-sulfur binding protein, with the translated sequence MSKREKAISIDTLSMRQLIEFDACTRCGECLDLCPTYSVSEENEAITPRGKIQSFKDLIRSQYGLRARIFGPKPISHEDMVRISEAIYMCSTCGQCRVVCPSKIETVELWESGLRRLLVKEGVGPLEAHDPLIKSINNYDNPWMQPRTARDKWAKPLQKAAKKAKLPNPVKNFAKEGGEILYFVGCTASYDVNLKQVAINTSEILNKAGVDFGIFGTKEKCCGSTLLRMGDWEGFERLAKDNIELFKEHNVRTIITSCAGCFKTIKEDYALVEKLDIRVMHTVELLEELIRDGRLKLTEPLEMKVTYHDPCHLGRHTGVYDAPRNVLGMVPGIEFVEMERNRENSYCCGAGGGQKTAFPDIVKKISEVRVDMAETTGASVIAHACPFCYQGLEAAVKSKGSAIKNMDITEIVNMSSGKEENSD
- a CDS encoding transglutaminase domain-containing protein produces the protein MIGLVEYNPDIAWEVPSDPSLKEFLEPTEYSDMDNPLVRDLALSMARNARHPREVAVKVWNYIVDEIKWCYEPPKPVLKVIQEKSGNCFNRTNLHASLLRINGIPARYTYEQVYSKFAGIAIPPSIIERLPVNAIVHITPEVYIDGRWIQCDQWADRDLIPYLYQWNGVDDLCALPPDYVWKNLGYSPGILLEPLKAQFKNAGITKKFSLENVDPYTDFVRSLPYGEKVNLYEGILGKEYADNFARYLYMKAVPFRETECPDIKPSEPSRLPIQDSIIPR